The genomic window GCCGGGAACGTGAGCGACATGGCCGCGCGCGCGATGGAGACCGTGCCGTCCTCCAGCGGCTGTCGCATCACTTCCAGCACGTTGCGCGGGAACTCGGGCAGTTCGTCCAGGAAGAGTACTCCGTGATGGGCGAGGGACACTTCGCCGGGCCGCGGGATCATGCCGCCACCGATCAATCCGGCGTCCGAGATCGTGTGGTGCGGCGCGCGAAAGGGCCGCGTCGCCACCAACCCGGCGCCCGGCTCCAGCACGCCGGCAACACTGTGGATCTTGGTGGTCTCAAGCGCCTCTTCGAAGGTGAGCGGCGGGAGGATGGTCGGCACGCGCTTGGCCAGCATGGTCTTGCCCGACCCCGGCGGGCCGATCATCAGGATGTTGTGCCCGCCGGCGCAGGCTACCTCGAGCGCCCGCTTCGCGGTCTGTTGTCCGCGCACATCGCGGAAATCTACGGCGTGCCGGCCTGCCTGGTTGAGGAGCGTTTCGGGGTCGACGCGCAGCGGTGAACCGTTGCCGGAATTGAGCAGGCCCACCACGTCCATGAGCGAACGCACGGGATACACCTGGACGCCCGAGACCACCGCCGCTTCGCGTGCGTTGACCTCCGGGACGACCAGGTTGCCGATGCCCTTGGCGCGCGCCGCCACGGCGATGGGCAGTGCGCCGCGCACGCCGCGCACACCTCCGTCGAGGGAAAGTTCCCCCACCAGCACCCATTCCGGAAGCTCCTTACGAAGCAAGGCACCGTAGCAGCCCAGGATGCCCAGCGCCATGGGCAGATCGAAACCGGAGCCTTCTTTCCGGATATCCGCCGGCGCCAGGTTGACGGTGATGTGCGTGGGCGGGATGTCGTATCCACAGTTCTTCAGA from Terriglobales bacterium includes these protein-coding regions:
- a CDS encoding YifB family Mg chelatase-like AAA ATPase → MLFKTLSAAVYGIDASIIEVEVDVSGIKLGEDHFTTVGLPDAAVRESRERIRAALKNCGYDIPPTHITVNLAPADIRKEGSGFDLPMALGILGCYGALLRKELPEWVLVGELSLDGGVRGVRGALPIAVAARAKGIGNLVVPEVNAREAAVVSGVQVYPVRSLMDVVGLLNSGNGSPLRVDPETLLNQAGRHAVDFRDVRGQQTAKRALEVACAGGHNILMIGPPGSGKTMLAKRVPTILPPLTFEEALETTKIHSVAGVLEPGAGLVATRPFRAPHHTISDAGLIGGGMIPRPGEVSLAHHGVLFLDELPEFPRNVLEVMRQPLEDGTVSIARAAMSLTFPARFMLAAAMNPCPCGYFNDRTRECHCTPAMIQRYVSKISGPLLDRIDIHIDVPAVNYKELRGGAAPEGSDEIRRRVERAREVQINRFAAAGERIFSNAQMAPKQIRTYCDLSTDSERMLERAIEQQGLSARAHDRILKVARTVADLEGAPHILPKHIAEAIQYRTLDRTFWA